In Rhinoraja longicauda isolate Sanriku21f chromosome 13, sRhiLon1.1, whole genome shotgun sequence, one genomic interval encodes:
- the LOC144599680 gene encoding UDP-GalNAc:beta-1,3-N-acetylgalactosaminyltransferase 1-like produces MMKLKLKYAISVIRYTIMKLISQWKQVLFLLQFGIICWLIYSKSNTKETVNLQFFYEANPVSKRNANFTLTPHLKREDHFLVILVATRPNEVEERRAIRVTWGQKRMWLGKKVLTLFLIGKDSERWNPGKQSIGEENVQYGDIISQNFIESYNNLTLKTIMGFQWISEFCPKAEYVMKVDSDVFVNVKHLVHFLLKTNKTISSQFFTGFPFINTKPHRGSFAKAYISKTDYPFSVYPPYCSGLGYVLSGELSLKIYEMMGHVKPVRFEDVFVGICLKILGVNLHIPEKELFFIQKPKFDKCVYSRLIAVHGVSPRQLTSYWEDLQGLEISSC; encoded by the coding sequence ATGATGAAGTTAAAATTGAAATATGCCATCTCCGTCATTCGTTATACGATCATGAAACTTATCTCCCAGTGGAAGCAGGTTCTTTTTCTCCTCCAGTTCGGTATTATTTGTTGGTTAATATATTCAAAATCTAATACAAAGGAAACCGTCAATTTGCAGTTCTTCTACGAGGCAAATCCGGTCTCCAAGAGGAACGCCAACTTTACCTTGACTCCACATTTGAAACGTGAAGATCATTTTCTAGTTATACTGGTCGCGACGAGACCGAATGAAGTCGAAGAGCGGCGGGCGATCAGAGTTACGTGGGGGCAAAAACGGATGTGGCTGGGCAAAAAGGTCCTCACTCTGTTTCTGATCGGAAAAGATAGTGAGCGCTGGAATCCCGGGAAGCAATCGATAGGAGAAGAGAATGTCCAGTATGGAGATATAATCAGCCAGAATTTCATAGAATCTTACAATAACCTGACTTTGAAGACGATAATGGGATTTCAGTGGATTTCAGAATTTTGCCCCAAGGCTGAATATGTGATGAAAGTTGATTCGGATGTATTTGTAAATGTGAAGCATTTAGTCCATTTTCTGCTAAAGACGAACAAGACTATTTCCAGCCAGTTTTTCACGGGCTTTCCCTTCATCAACACTAAACCGCACCGGGGTTCTTTTGCAAAGGCATACATTTCCAAAACGGACTACCCTTTCAGTGTATATCCTCCATACTGCAGTGGCCTTGGTTACGTTTTGTCTGGGGAGTTGAGTTTAAAGATTTACGAGATGATGGGCCATGTGAAACCAGTTAGGTTTGAGGACGTCTTTGTTGGAATTTGTTTGAAGATATTAGGTGTAAATCTACATATTCCGGAAAAAGAGTTGTTCTTCATACAAAAGCCGAAGTTTGACAAGTGTGTGTACAGCAGATTAATTGCAGTGCATGGCGTCTCTCCACGGCAGTTGACCAGCTACTGGGAGGATCTCCAAGGCTTGGAGATCAGTTCCTGCTGA